DNA from Helicobacter sp. 11S03491-1:
CTCTCTTCTTAAGAGTCTTTCAATCCAAAGATTTGAAGTTTTAAAACATGAAAGCAGTTATTTAAAAAATATGATTTTTTATGATAACCATCTCAATCATCTTGTTTCAATCGGAGATTATAAGTTTGTCAATCAAAAAATTAAAATGCTGGATTTTAGTAATCTCAAGCCAAAATATGGGTTTTTTACTCATGATAATCAAATGACTTATAATGTGCTCGTACCTATTTTTCAAGATAAATTTTTGGGAGTTTTGGAGTTTGTATTCTCTCCTGAGTTTTTTTCTAAAAAGATTATGCAATATGGTTATGGAAAAGGCTTCATTTTTATATCCAAAGATAAAATTTCACCCCAAAAAAATGGGATCAAAAATGGGCATTATTTTCTCTATTCTCAAGAAAAATTTAAACCCATAGAAAAAGTTTTTTTACAAACAGCCCCCTTAGATCAGGGAAAAAAGTATTTTTTTGATGGCAATATGTATATTTCACATGCTTTTGATTTGTATTCTTATCAAGATAAAGTAATTGGGAAATTTGTCTTATATCAAGATATAAATTCCTGGCAACAAAAATTCAAATATACACTTTATCAGACGTTGTTTTTTGCCCTTATTACATTTGTTTTATTGTTTTTTATTCTTAATTATGGTTTTGATGTACTCATCAAACGTCTTGAAGTGTCTAATTCTGATTTGAAATCCAAACAACAAGAACTTCAAGTCTTGAATGCAACATTAGAAACAAAAGTATCTCAAGAAATTAAACGTCGTATGCATAAAGAAGAAGAGGCAAAATTCAAAGAAAGGATTTTACTCCATCAAAGCAAAATGGCTTCTATGGGTGAAATGATAGGCAACATTGCCCACCAATGGCGACAGCCCCTATCTGAATTAGGAGCTATTTTTGCCAATATGGGTGTGCTGGAAGAGATGGGCAAACTTGATCCTGAAAAATTTAATCAAAAAATTTCTGAGGGAGAAAATCTCATTTTGCATATGAGCAATACAATTGATGACTTTAGGAGCTTTTTTAGCACTGATAAACAAAAGAGTGTTTATAGCATTAATAAAATGTGTTTGAATACTATTGCCCTGATTGACTCTGCCTTTAAAAACCATCATATTGTTTTGGAAACAAAAGAGTATGAAGAAGTTTTTGTTGATGGCTATCCGCGCGAATTTTCACAAGCGCTTTTGAATATATTAGGAAATGCTAAAGATGTTTTACTGGAAAGAAAAATAAAAAATCCAAAAATCACACTTAAAATTGCTACTTTGGGCAATAGGGTTGTTGTATCTATCAAAGACAATGGTGAGGGAATAAAACTAAATCCTATTGAAAAGATTTTTGAACCTTATGTATCCACCAAAGAAGGAATGAATGGGACAGGTATCGGGCTTTATATGAGCAAAATTATTATAGAAAAAAACACTAACGGGGAACTTCTTGCTTACAATGATACATCAGGGGCAATATTTGAAATATGGTTGGAAAGACTGATGGGGACTTAATTGCTAAATAGGTTTTTGGGCTAAAGACAGATCAATATGACAATACCCTTGAGGATTCTTTTTGAGATAGTTTTGATGATAATCTTCAGCCAAATAGTAGTTTTTAAGTTTATCAACCTGAGTAAGAATGGGTTTGTCATAACGAGATTGTATATTTTGAACAAATTGTTTTATATATTTTAATATTTTTGCATCTTGAGTATAAATCCCACTTTTATATTGGGATCCTATATCATTCCCTTGCCGATTGTATGAAGTTGGATCGATAATAGAAAAAAATCGAGTCAGAATTTCATCTAATTTAATTTTTTCTCCATCATAAATAAGCTCAAGAGTTTCAATAGCCCCACTTGTTTGACTACATACAACTTCATAGCTAGGATAGGGTATGTTTGAATTGCTATAACCTACACTTGTTTTGACAACGCCCTTAAGAAGATCAAAATAACCTTGCATACCCCAAAAACAACCTCCGGCAAGATAAATGGTGTGAAGCATTTTATTTCCTTATTTTTTGCTTATTTTTATTGTATCTGTTTTGATATAGAAATTGGATAAAACTTAAGATTATCTGCATTATAATTAGTTTTTAACTTTAAGGAGACACCATGATTAAAGTAGCCCATAGCCCTGATGCTGATGATTTATTTATGTATTATGCCATCGTATTTGGTTGGGTAGATAGTCCTTTGGGGCAAAAATTTAGTCATACAGCTTTAGATATACAAACACTCAATGAAGCTACGATAAAGGGTATTTATGATGTAAGTGCTATTTCATTTGGAGCTTATCCTTTTGTGAAAGAAGATTTTGCACTTTTAAAAACGGGAGTAAGTTTCGGGCAAGGTTATGGCCCTAAACTCATCAAAAAAAAATCAACCCATCTTAAGAAAAACTTCAAAGTTGCTTTAAGTGGAGCACATACTACCAATGCTATTATTTTTAGATTGGCTTACCCTGAAGCAAAGATTATTTATAAGAATTTTCTTGATATTGAAGAAAGCGTTTTAAGTGGAGAAGTAGATGGTGGCGTATTAATACATGAATCAATTTTGAATTTTGATTCTTCTCTTGAAGTAGAGAGAGAAATTTGGGATATATGGTGCGAACAAACAAAAGAAGAATTGCCCTTGCCCCTTGGAGGAATGGCCCTAAGACGTTCTATCCCCTTAAACAAAGCTATTGATATAGAGTCCGTGCTTACTGGGGCTGTAGAAGTAGCACTTAAAAATAAAAAAACTCTTTCTAAAATGCTCATGGAACGTAACATTATCCGCGTGAATGAAAAAGAATTAGATACTTATTTAAATCTCTATGCCAATGATAATTCTGTGAGTTTAAATGAGATTCAAAAACAAGGTATTGATAAATTATTTGAGTTAGGTTTTCAAGCAGGGATTTATGACAGGCTGATAAAATGTGAGGATTATTTTATCCCCACACTTTATCAAAATCTAAGACATACTTAATCTATTTTTCAAGCAAGGCTTTTTTATAAGATTCAATGGCTTGAGTAAGTAATTCATCTGTCATTCCCATTGTATTATAAGTGCAGTGTATAGGAGCAACTTTCATTCCCAGATATTTTGCGCAAAGGCTAAAAGGAAGCAAAATCTCTTCTAAGGTTTTCTGATTCCTACCATCAGATTGATATTTTTCTATAGGACTTCCTGTAGAAGTGATTACTTGGAATATTTTATTTGCAAGCATTTTAGGATTAGGACCAAAAGAAACTCCACTTAAAGCGCAATCTTCCCATTCTTTCAGAAGGCTTGGGCAACTAAACCAATAAAGCGGGAATTGGAAGATAACTTTATCATGAGACCCTAGAAGCGCTACTTCTTTATCTCTATCAATTTTACCTTGGGGGTAAATTTTATAAATATCACGCACAGTAATATCTGCATCTATAATGCTTTGGGTTAAGGCTTTATTGACAACAGATTCTTCCAGATTTGGATGAGCCAAAATAATGAGTGTTTTCATTGAATTTCCTTTAAATTTAAGATTTCATATAATATCATAATTATCTTAAAAGTAACTTACTTTATTAAAAGTAAGTTACTTTATTTTTACTGAGTCTCTAAAATGTGTTATAATAAACACATGAAACAAAATAAAAAATATGCAATTGATAATCTCTGTCCGGTATCATATTTTGGAAAGATTTTTAACGATCGCTGGAAGCTTTATATTGCTTATAAGCTTTTAGATGGAAAAAAACGATTCAAAGATCTCAGGGATTTTTTCGAACCTTACATGACCCAAAAAACTCTTTGCATAAAATTAAAAGAACTTGAAGAAGAACAAATTATTCAACGAGAAGTATTTAGTGAAATTCCCCCACGCGTAGAATATCATTTAACAAATAAGGGCAAAGAGTTAGCTAGCGTTTTAGAATGTATTTATCAATGGGGAGATTCTTATGTTTGCCTAAAAAACTAAATTATGTGGCAAAAAATATCTTATAGAACCAAAACCTCTTAAATGAAAAGATTTTATAGCATTGATTTGTTCTTCAGTAATGATCCCTCCTAATGCAAATAAATGAGGTTTGATATGAGAGTTAAGATGGCTGCAGTAGTCTATCCCCAAAGGTTTTGGCTTATTGGGGGTTGGAAATATTGGGCTAATAGTAACAAAATGAGCTCCCAAATCTAGAGCTTGCAGAATTTCATTGCTTTGATGAGCGCTATAAAAAATACTTTTTTTTTCACTGATAGCTATTTTAATAGTGTGAAGTTGGTTACTTTTGATATGTATGCCATCTATATTGCATTGATTGGCAATTTTCAAACTCAAAGAAGTGTTTGATAAATTCAAAAAACTTTTGATATGATGAGATTGACACCATTGCGCAAATACTTTGATTAAATCTATAGGAATTATGTTTACATTATCTCTAAAACAGGCTTTGTCAATACTATGATGTAAAGAAATATTCCGGAGATGATGATAAAAAATTTCAACAGAATTTTGAGGATAAAGAAGAGGCGAAGTGATAAAATAGCTTTCAAACATGTTTGGATTCATCGGCTTTGAGAAGGATACTTAAAGCCTTGGCTACAATACCAAAAAAACTAAAAATAGCAAAAAAAATCAGAGATAATACAAGAGCGATAAGAGGACTAAAATCTTTGAATGCCAAAAAACAAGCAATACTTCCAAACACACTCATCCCGGAGAACAAACCCACAAAAAACTCTAAAAGTTTGACAATGGTAATTTTTTTCATTTTGTTTAGAGTTGATCTTGATCTTGTACTACCACAGCTCCGGCAAGATATACATAAGTAAGTATCATAAAAACAAAAGCTTGTAATGCTCCCATAAAAACAAGTATTCCAAAAGGCGCAATAGGAATAATCCAAGGCACAAGCATCAGCATTACCAACAAAAACATATCATCACCTTTAATATTACCAAAGAGACGAAAAGAAAGCGAAATAATACGCGAAAAATGTGAAATGATTTCAATAGGAAACATTAAAGGTGAAAGCCATTTAACGGGTCCCATAAAATGGGCAATATAATGAAAAAACCCATGCGCTTTTAATCCTTCATAATGATAATAAAAGAAGACTATCAAAGCCAACACAAGAGTAAAACTCCAATTTGCAGTAGGAGCTTCAAACCCCGGAATAATACCAAGCATATTGCAGAAAAAAACTAATATTCCAATTGTTCCGGCAAGAGGAAAATATTTCCTGGCTAATTTTTCTCCAATAATATCTTTTGCCATAAACAACATGCCACTCAAAGCACTTTCATAGATATTTTGGATTCCTGAGGGAATAACTTGCATTTTATTTGTTGCAATTTTTGCCGTAATTACAGCAACTAATGCACATATAACAGTATAAAAACCGATAATAAAATCATGATCCGGATTGATTAAACTTGCAAAAGTAAAAAGTCTATGTTCCATGAAAAACCTTTTTCCAGTCGTTGTATATTTAGGATTTTAGCTAAAAAATTTTTAAGTATCTATTAAAGCGTTGGAAACACAGAAAAATTGGATTTAAGATTTTGTCTTTGATATTTTTTGGACAAGAGTCGTATTGCAAATAATATCATGAAGGCATTTTTTATCTTTGCGAAAAAATGGTGTAATAAGTCCTAGAAGTATGGCTACCCCGAATATCCATATAAAAAACCTTATGAGCGCTTTGAAAAATCCTATTTTTTTACCATTTGGCGCGCTAATAGCTAATTCCATATATCGCAATCCCGGTGTTTGAGAGGAAATAGCAATAAAAATGGCAGAGATAATGCCATAAAGCAACAAACAAATAAAAATACTTACTTGATCATGGCGAAATTTTTCAGCACTTCCCAAAATAAGATAAGTAACAACATAAAGAATAGGGGTATAAATCATAAATAAATCTGTGATAAAAGCTTTGATTCTTCTAAAGGCATAAATTTCTTGCAATGTCTGCATGATGGTAGATTTTTTAGGGGTTGGGATAGAGTGGGGATTTTTTGGTTTTTTGGTATTTCTCCATCTGTGTTTGGGTTGATTTTTCAAATAAAATCCTAATTCCCTCTACTGCCGGGCTTAATGGCTTTATCTTTACCTGCTTTACAAAGAGGACAATCTTTAGGATCATACATATTAAAAATAAAATCTTCAAGAGCAAACAATGGCACCTCATCAGGAAGTCTGCATTCAGGTTTTTTTTCTAATACAGATCCCATTCTTTGGCAAAATCCACGATTAGCAAGCCCGGCATAAGCAACAACCTTCCCCCCTTGGAATTCTACACATCTTGCAGCCTCAAGCGCAGATCCTCCGGTTGTGATAATATCCTCACAAATCAGGACTTTTTCATTTGTTTTGATACTAAAACCTCTTCTTAAACTCATCTGCCCTTCTACACGTTCAGTAAAAATAAACCTCACACCTAATGCCCTGGCAAGTTCATACCCTGCCAAAATCCCTCCAAGTGCCGGAGAACAAACACAATCAACACTTATTTTTGCTTCTTGAATTTGTCGGGCTAATGCTTGAGCTAAAATTTCTGCAGTTTTTGGATTTTCCAAAACTTTAGCAGACTGGAGGTAATAATCAGAATGATTGCCGCTACTTAACAAAAAATGTCCCTCTAGCAAAGCATTGGCTTGTATATAATATTTTTTAATATCTAATCCCATGTTTTCCTTCTTTTTTGTTAAGGTTTTAAAATCAAGAGTTTTAAAACCCTAGACTTTCATAGTTTCTTCTTCTTTGCTTCTAGTCATTTCTTCAATTTTTTTTACATACTCATCTGTGTATTTTTGGATTTCTTCTAATCCCTTTTTGCTTTCATCTTCAGTGATTTCTTTATCTTTCTCAAGTTTTTTGACCTGATTATTAGAATCCTGTCTAATGTTGCGGATAGCTATTTTTGCTTTTTCTCCCATACCTTTAGCCTCTTTGGCAATTTCTTTTCTTTGTTCTTGAGTCATTGGGGGAAAAAATAATTTAATACAATCACTGTCAGAATTTGGATTGACACCAATATTAGCTTCTTGGATGGCACGTTCAATATCTTTGAGAAGATTTTTTTCCCATGGGGTGATGACAATAGTTGTTGCATCTTGAGCAATGACAGAACCAACCTGATTTAAAGGTGTAGGCGTATCATAATAATGAATACGGATATTATCCAGTATGCTAATGGAGACTTTACCGCTTCTAAGAGTGCTAAAATCCCTACGCAGAGATTCCAATGTTTTATCCATATGATTTTTAGTGTAGCTATAAATTTCTCCCAGCATTATTTTTCCTTTTTGGTTTCCTGATTTTGAGGGGCAAGTGGCGCTAATGGCTTGACAGGTTCAAGTGTATTTTGCAATGGTGCAGCAGGAACAAGTACTTTTTTGGAGGTTTCAGAGGTATTATCAAGGAGACTTTTATTGTGCTCTTTGTTGTAAATAAAACCCAAAGAAATTGTATTGACTAAAAATAAAAAGCCTAATAACATTGTTAGTTTTGCCATAAATCCTGCCGGACCTTTTGCGCCAAAAACAGATTCATTACTCCCACTATAGACACCAAGACCAATGCTTGAGCTTTTTTGTAGCAAAACTACAATGACGATTAAAATTGCTAAAATGATTTGAATCACAAGGAGTGTATTGATCATTATTCTCTCCATAAAATATTTAAGATAAGATTTTACCAAAACTTTATTGATCAGAAGATAAAATTCACAAATGCAAACTATTAAAAATAATCAAAATTCATTTGCAAGACAAGCTCATGTTTATCAGAAATCTGCCTTGATTCAAACTCGTATTGCTCACCTATTGTTAAATAAACTGCAATATAAATATTTTTATCATGTCCTTGATATAGGGTGTGGGAGTGGGAGCGTGGCAATAGAGATAGAAAAATTAAAAATAAAAGTAAAAAATTTTATCGGGATTGATATAGCCAAAGAAATGCTTTTCTATCACCCCAAGCAATTAAATCATATTCAAAATATTAACCTTATATGTGAGGATTTTGAAAAAATCTCTCTTCCTAAAAGCGATTTGATTATAGCTGCATCTTCTTTGCAATGGGCAAAGAATCTCGAATATATATTGTCTAAAATTGCACAAAATTGCTCAGAAGTTGCATTTGGAATTTACACAAACAAAAGTTTAAAAAGTGTGCATAATTTTTTAAACACCTCTTCCCCGCTGCGATCTAAAGAAGCCCTCAAAGATATGCTTGGGAAATATTTTAGAGGCAAAAGTTATATAGCGCATTTTGAAGAATCCTTTCAAAATCGGCAAGATTTCCTCCGGCATCTAAAAAATTCAGGACTATTAGGAGGAGGCAATTTAAGCTATCAAGAAGCAAAATATTTTAGAAATCATATCCCTTACGAAAAAGCAGAATACGAAGTTTTGATATTTATAGGAACCCCCAAGCAAATTACTTCATAGCCTAAGAATGCATCACAATATTAAGTTTAAAAATTTTGATGCAATCACTAAGGATACAAATAAAACACAATCTCTTTATCTCCATACTTATAGAAAATTTTATAATATTTAACCGGCTTATTTAAGGGCATATTTTGCTGATTAAAATTCTGATCATAATTCTCTTAAGCAACATTTATCAAAACATATTTTTATTTGAACAATCATCTATCCATGCCATTCATGAGTTTGATAGGCACTCATTCCCCGCACTACTTCGCCAATACATTCAAGGTTTAATCGACATTTTTGAGCCAAAATTTTTGTTTTTATATAATCTTTTGGAGCAATGCAAAAAAGCATTTCATACTCTTCCCCGCTTTGATAAATTCGTTTTCTTGGGCAATAAAGTTTAAAGTGAAGCTTGTTGATTTTGGAGAGACGATTAAGTTCAGTGGCTATTCCATCAGAAATATCTATTCCCAAATGTGCAAAACCTGCTATTTTTTTGATAAATTCCCCACGCAACAAGGGATAAAAAAAACGTGATTTTTTATTTCCCCTCCCTCCTCTCAAGAGTTTTATAAGCTCTTGATAACTTTCTCCAATTTTTCCGGTATGGACGATTAAGTCCCCTATTTGTGCCTTTTTTCTAAAAAGTATTTTGGGGCATCCTTCTCCTATCATACTAATAGCAAACCCCAATTGACTCCCCCCAATGGTATCTCCTCCAATAATTTTAATTTTAAATTTTTTGCAAATTTTTTGTATTCCCAATACCAATTCATCTATAAAGAAATTTGAAATATCTTTTGGTAAAGATATGCCTAAAATAACATATTTAGGAACTGCATTCATAGCTAAAATATCTGAAATATTAACTAAAAATGCCTTTTGTGCAACCTCACTTGGAGAAAACCATCCCCTCTTAAAATGCACCCCCTCCCAAAACATATCCATTGCATAAACAGGCATAGAAATATCATTAAAAAGACAAAATTCCTCGGATGGAAATAAAATAGATTTTTTGTTACAAAAAACGACTCCATCATCTCCGATCCCCTTGGTGATATTACTTTGAATCAATCTCCGAATAAAATAAGATTCTTTGTCCAACTTACACCATTTTCATACTCATATCAATCCATACGCTTTGATGGATCAGCGCCCCAATACTGATAGCATCTACACCACTTTTGGCATATTCAAGCATAGTTTCTTTTGAGATTTTTCCACTACCCTCAAGCAAGACAGAAGGACAATAAAGATTTCTAAAAGCTACGACTTCTTTGATAGCCTCAGGCTTCATATTATCGCACATTACAATATCAGCTCCGGATTCCATAGCAATTTTGGCAAATTCTAATCCCTCGCATTCTACTTCAATTTTTGCCGTCCATGGAATATGTTTCCTAGCCTCATGTATTAAAGATTTTAAATCACCTTCTTTGATATGCTTAAGATGTGTATCTTTGAGCATTAACGTATCATCTAATCCCATCCGATGATTTTTTGCACCTCCATTGCGCACTGAGTATTTTTCAAAATCTCTCAAAAGGGGTCGCGTCTTTCTTGTATCTAAAATCGCTATATCAATCCCTCTAAGACCTGCAACATAACCGGCTGTATTGGTTGCAATACCACTAGAATGTTGGAGAATATTCAAAAGTGTGCGTTCGATCTTTAGCAATAGCGTATAAGAAGCCTCTAATTCAAGCAAAATATCTCCGGAAGAAAAACTCTCTTTATCTCCGACTCTCCATTCACAAGCTATATTACAAAGACCAAAAAGCTCACAAGCATATGCCTGTCCTGAAAAAATCCCATCATCTTTGGCGACAACCCTAGCTTTTGTTAAAAAATCATTTTTTACCAAACGTTCAAACAAATCTCCGCGTCCCAAATCCTCACTCAATGCACTCTCAACAAAGCGTCTTTTACTTTCTATCATTAAGATAACTCCATCATCCTATCCAAAGCTTGCTTGGCAAGTTTAGATATTTTTGAATCAATCACAATTTCATTATAAATCTGCCTTTTTTTGTATGCTTGCAATACCTCCACAATATCATTTAAAGTTGTCTCATTCATGGTCGGGCATTCAGGTATTGTCCCGGAAAGGACAAAAGTATTGTTGCTACCTTCATAAGGAGGTCGCAAGCGATTGACAAGATTAAATTCAGTGCCTACAACAACTTTTTGAAAAGGAGGGAGAGCATGCACATATTTGATAATCTGGCTTGTAGAGCCAACAAAATCAGCCATTTCTACGACATCAGGACGACATTCAGGATGCACGACGACCAAAATATCAGGATATTTTTCTCTAAAAAATTCTACATCAGAGGGCATAAACAATTGGTGTACCGAACAAAAACCGTTATAACAAACTACATCTGCCTTTAGTACTTTTTCTTTAGAATCTACGCCCAAAATAGCAGATTCCAACCCATCTGCCCTTGCAAGATTTTCACCCAAACATTTATCAGGTAAAAAGAATATTTTTTTATTTTTAGCTTTGGCAAAATCAAAAATTTTTTTAGCATTGCTACTTGTGCAAACAAGTCCTTCCATTTCACCCACTTTTGCTTTGACTTCAGCATTAGAATTAATATAAGTAATGGGCAAAATTCTATCTTTAATGATCCCATACTCTTCAAAAAGCGCTATACTTTCATCAAAGTAATCGCTACTGACCATCCTTGCCATAGAACAACAAGCGATTTTTGGCATAATCACACTTTTTTGAGGAGCCAAAATTTTGACACTTTGACCCATAAACCCTACCCCACAAAATACAATTAAATTTTTTTCACTCCGAGAAGCCTTTTTAGCCAATTCCAAACTATCACCCGTTAAATCTGCGATTTCTACAATATCATCTTTTTGATAAAAATGAGCTACCAATAAGCCATCTAACTCTATCAAAAGCTCTCTAATTTGTTTTTTAATTTCTTGCATATACTTCCTTTAGGACTTTCTTATATCCTTTCTCTAAACAAATATCCCTATTGTATCGCCAAATTTTACACTATTTTCTTTTAAAGCAGTTATTTTTATATCTTTCATAAATAAAACAATCGTGGAACCCATTTTAAATAATCCCAACTCCTCGCCCTTTGAAATTAAAATAGGATTGGAATAAACATAAACTATATTTTGATTGGCTATTTTATTTGTCTGTATTTTTGGTTCAAAATGCAACACCATCTGCCCTACATTTAAAGCTCCTACAGCCACATAATACATCATTTCTC
Protein-coding regions in this window:
- the nadA gene encoding quinolinate synthase NadA codes for the protein MQEIKKQIRELLIELDGLLVAHFYQKDDIVEIADLTGDSLELAKKASRSEKNLIVFCGVGFMGQSVKILAPQKSVIMPKIACCSMARMVSSDYFDESIALFEEYGIIKDRILPITYINSNAEVKAKVGEMEGLVCTSSNAKKIFDFAKAKNKKIFFLPDKCLGENLARADGLESAILGVDSKEKVLKADVVCYNGFCSVHQLFMPSDVEFFREKYPDILVVVHPECRPDVVEMADFVGSTSQIIKYVHALPPFQKVVVGTEFNLVNRLRPPYEGSNNTFVLSGTIPECPTMNETTLNDIVEVLQAYKKRQIYNEIVIDSKISKLAKQALDRMMELS